Proteins co-encoded in one Prescottella sp. R16 genomic window:
- a CDS encoding LacI family DNA-binding transcriptional regulator has translation MPRPPRAPTLTDIAARAGVHVSTASRVLRQQEPADGWSTSALRVREAAAELGYQPNLWAASLRTRKTTTLGVIMTRLTDGVVATTYQGMEKAATDAGYSVLLSSPPDDLEAQHRAAELLIGRQVDGLLLGGLHIPGHSFVDSLPVDRMPILTVTRHADAGLPFVGGDDRRGGYLAGRHLLDRGYGDIAVIAGPGHASTARDRVDGFLAAMAEASVTVRPDRILRSTFDVDGGVTAGRALLDRPDRPRAIFAVTDTIAIGALGVARDLGLVLPDDLALVGYNDIPIVAQLPVPLTTVRSPAGEIGAAAVGKLLDLIQGREVESLCLPVELVVRATS, from the coding sequence ATGCCCCGCCCACCACGCGCACCGACGCTGACGGACATCGCAGCACGCGCCGGGGTACACGTCTCGACGGCGTCCCGCGTGCTCCGCCAGCAGGAACCCGCCGACGGATGGTCCACCTCCGCCCTCCGCGTGCGTGAGGCAGCGGCGGAACTGGGCTATCAACCCAACCTGTGGGCGGCGAGCCTACGCACCCGCAAGACGACCACCCTCGGCGTGATCATGACACGTCTGACCGACGGCGTCGTCGCCACTACGTACCAGGGCATGGAGAAAGCTGCGACCGACGCCGGATACTCGGTGCTCCTGTCGAGCCCACCCGACGACCTCGAAGCACAACATCGGGCCGCCGAGCTCCTCATCGGCAGACAGGTCGACGGTCTACTCCTCGGCGGCCTGCACATTCCCGGGCACTCTTTCGTGGATTCGCTGCCGGTCGACCGGATGCCGATTCTGACGGTTACTCGTCACGCCGATGCCGGCCTGCCGTTCGTCGGCGGTGACGACCGGCGCGGCGGGTACCTGGCCGGACGCCACCTCCTCGATCGCGGGTACGGCGACATTGCGGTGATCGCCGGCCCCGGCCACGCCAGCACAGCCCGCGATCGTGTCGACGGATTCCTCGCCGCCATGGCAGAAGCCTCGGTCACCGTACGACCGGATCGAATACTGCGATCGACCTTCGACGTCGACGGAGGAGTCACCGCGGGCCGGGCACTGCTCGATCGTCCCGACCGCCCTCGCGCAATATTCGCGGTGACCGACACCATCGCCATCGGCGCACTGGGAGTTGCCCGCGATCTCGGGCTGGTCCTTCCGGACGACCTCGCTCTCGTCGGATACAACGACATCCCGATCGTGGCCCAGCTGCCCGTTCCCCTCACCACGGTTCGGTCTCCCGCCGGCGAGATCGGTGCGGCGGCAGTCGGGAAACTACTCGACCTGATCCAAGGCAGGGAAGTTGAATCGCTTTGCCTTCCAGTGGAACTGGTTGTTCGAGCAACGAGCTGA
- a CDS encoding acyl-CoA dehydrogenase family protein, translating into MPQTLSQLFALDSLLEPDEIEIRDTVRRFADDRLRPHVAQWFDEARIPVRELARELGSLGVLGMHLDGYGCAGMSATAYGLACLELEAVDSGIRSLVSVQGSLAMFSIHHWGSEEQKQEWLPGMAAGEKIGCFGLTEPDFGSNPAGMRTHARRDGDDWILDGTKMWITNGSVADVAVVWARTEDGIRGFVVPTDTPGFSTLEIKKKMSLRASVTAELVLDGVRLPASAMLPLAKGLRGPLTSLGEARFGIVFGAIGAARDCLETAIEYARVREVFDKPLAAYQLTQAKIADMALEVGKGHLLAYQLGRIKDRGEVTPEQISTGKLNNVREAIAVARECRTILGANGITLEYPVIRHANNLESVLTYEGTSEVHQLTIGNALTGEAAFR; encoded by the coding sequence ATGCCCCAGACCCTGAGCCAGTTGTTCGCCCTCGACTCCCTACTGGAGCCGGATGAAATCGAAATCCGCGACACGGTACGGAGATTCGCGGACGATCGGCTTCGCCCACACGTGGCGCAGTGGTTCGACGAGGCGCGGATTCCGGTGCGTGAACTTGCCCGGGAACTGGGGTCTCTCGGGGTCCTCGGCATGCATCTCGACGGTTACGGCTGCGCCGGTATGAGTGCCACCGCTTACGGATTGGCCTGTCTCGAACTGGAAGCGGTCGATTCCGGTATCCGAAGCTTGGTGTCGGTGCAGGGATCGCTGGCCATGTTCTCCATCCACCATTGGGGCAGCGAGGAACAGAAGCAGGAGTGGCTTCCCGGCATGGCCGCGGGCGAAAAGATCGGCTGTTTCGGGCTGACCGAGCCGGATTTCGGATCCAATCCTGCGGGAATGCGTACGCACGCCAGACGCGACGGTGACGACTGGATCCTCGACGGTACGAAGATGTGGATCACCAACGGATCGGTCGCCGATGTGGCGGTGGTGTGGGCTCGGACCGAGGACGGCATCCGCGGTTTTGTCGTTCCGACCGATACGCCCGGGTTCTCCACACTCGAGATCAAGAAGAAGATGTCACTACGTGCTTCGGTGACAGCGGAACTGGTGCTCGACGGGGTTCGGTTGCCGGCCTCGGCGATGCTACCGCTGGCGAAGGGGCTGCGTGGTCCGCTCACCAGTCTCGGTGAGGCCCGATTCGGGATCGTGTTCGGCGCGATCGGCGCCGCCCGGGACTGCCTCGAAACAGCGATCGAGTATGCGCGGGTCCGCGAGGTGTTCGACAAGCCGCTCGCGGCTTACCAACTGACCCAGGCCAAGATTGCGGACATGGCACTCGAGGTGGGCAAGGGTCATCTCCTTGCGTATCAGCTGGGTCGGATCAAGGACCGTGGCGAAGTCACCCCGGAGCAGATCAGCACCGGAAAGCTGAACAATGTGCGCGAGGCCATTGCCGTTGCGCGGGAGTGCCGCACGATTCTCGGCGCCAACGGCATCACCCTCGAGTACCCCGTCATCCGGCACGCCAACAACCTGGAGTCCGTCCTCACCTACGAGGGCACCTCCGAGGTGCACCAGCTGACGATCGGCAACGCCTTGACCGGTGAAGCAGCGTTCCGCTGA
- a CDS encoding AMP-binding protein produces MPNLLDPITRHAAASPTAVALRTDTGPRTYPELHDASLRYASALREAGVGVGDRVLLVAPSVPEFVVAYMGIQAIGAVVVPVNTMSTATELTYFLTDSGAQLAIGWHRLGPTVAEAAGAAGIPSWTLAPGAPTDCAPIAEPVDRAGDDTAAILYTSGTTGKPKGAQLTVGNLLAAGEIGTAVSRSTAADRTGTGLPLFHVFGQASVMMAAFAGGGSLSLLERFTPAGMVEMLRRDGLTVVCGVPTMWNAMLHTAGDTGPTDFAHLRVAVSGGASLPGEIGRQFEARFGCTILEGYGLTETTAMATFNDTDRAGKVGSVGSVVPRLGVEIRDPDGRPCATGTVGEVYVRGATVMKGYWNRPDATAAVLGRDGWFRTGDLGTFDEDKDLRIVDRLKDLIIRGGYNVYPSEIEETLYRHPDIVEAAVVGVPDDHYGEEVAAVVSVRAGSTLTGEQLTEWSRNRLSAYKIPRIVQFVDALPKGTTGKILKRAIDRDELRASSA; encoded by the coding sequence ATGCCGAACCTGCTCGATCCGATCACCCGTCACGCCGCCGCCTCGCCCACCGCCGTCGCATTGCGTACCGACACCGGCCCCCGGACGTACCCGGAGTTGCACGACGCCAGCCTGCGATACGCGAGCGCACTCCGTGAGGCCGGCGTCGGAGTTGGCGACCGGGTCCTTCTCGTTGCCCCGTCCGTTCCCGAGTTCGTTGTGGCTTACATGGGAATTCAAGCGATCGGTGCCGTGGTGGTGCCGGTGAACACCATGTCCACCGCCACGGAGTTGACCTATTTCCTCACCGACTCCGGCGCGCAGCTCGCGATCGGCTGGCACCGACTCGGACCCACGGTGGCCGAGGCCGCCGGCGCGGCGGGCATACCGTCCTGGACCCTCGCCCCGGGTGCTCCCACCGACTGCGCACCGATCGCCGAACCGGTCGACCGGGCCGGCGACGACACCGCCGCGATCCTGTACACCTCCGGCACCACCGGGAAGCCGAAGGGCGCCCAACTCACCGTGGGAAACCTACTGGCTGCGGGCGAGATCGGCACGGCGGTGAGTCGTTCCACCGCCGCGGACCGCACCGGTACCGGGCTCCCCCTGTTCCATGTGTTCGGACAAGCATCGGTCATGATGGCCGCCTTCGCCGGCGGCGGCTCACTGTCGCTGCTGGAACGGTTCACGCCGGCGGGCATGGTCGAGATGCTGCGGCGCGACGGCCTGACAGTCGTCTGCGGCGTGCCGACGATGTGGAATGCCATGTTGCACACCGCCGGCGACACCGGCCCCACGGACTTCGCCCACCTGCGTGTCGCGGTCTCCGGTGGCGCGTCACTGCCCGGTGAGATCGGCCGCCAGTTCGAGGCGAGATTCGGCTGCACCATCTTGGAGGGCTACGGCCTCACCGAGACCACCGCCATGGCAACCTTCAACGACACCGACCGGGCCGGCAAGGTCGGCTCCGTCGGTTCGGTCGTGCCTCGACTCGGGGTCGAGATCCGCGACCCCGACGGTCGCCCCTGTGCCACCGGCACCGTCGGGGAAGTGTACGTACGGGGCGCCACCGTCATGAAGGGGTACTGGAATCGTCCCGACGCCACCGCTGCAGTCCTCGGCCGTGACGGCTGGTTCCGCACCGGCGACCTCGGCACGTTCGACGAAGACAAGGATCTGCGGATCGTGGACCGACTGAAGGACCTGATCATCCGCGGCGGCTACAACGTCTATCCCAGCGAGATCGAAGAGACGCTCTACCGGCACCCCGACATCGTCGAGGCGGCGGTCGTCGGAGTTCCCGACGACCACTACGGCGAAGAGGTCGCGGCCGTCGTCTCGGTCCGTGCGGGATCCACCCTCACCGGCGAACAACTGACCGAATGGAGCCGGAACCGACTGTCCGCCTACAAAATTCCGCGTATCGTTCAGTTCGTCGATGCACTTCCGAAGGGCACGACAGGAAAGATCCTCAAGCGTGCCATCGACCGCGACGAGCTGCGCGCGTCCTCGGCCTGA
- a CDS encoding SDR family oxidoreductase encodes MKVADKVAIVTGAGGGIGGAIAHALAREGAHVVVADLDGAAAKATADRIDAEHPACAVAACADTSGTSAIRDLIALAEKVFGPVDMYFANAGITGAPGLDADEAAWDRSLDVNLRSHIRAARLLVPGWVERGDGYFVSTASAAGLLTQIGSATYSVTKHAAVGFAEWLSVTYGEQGVKVSCLCPQGVKTKLLFPEEDVVDELSAAAAKAVVSAGDVLEPAQVAADTLAAIEEERFLILPHPQVLDMYRHKGSDYDRWLRGMRRYQKSLLENV; translated from the coding sequence GTGAAGGTTGCAGACAAGGTGGCCATCGTCACCGGCGCCGGAGGCGGCATCGGCGGCGCGATCGCACACGCCCTTGCCCGGGAGGGTGCCCACGTGGTGGTCGCGGACCTCGACGGGGCCGCGGCGAAGGCCACCGCTGACAGGATCGATGCCGAGCATCCTGCCTGCGCGGTGGCCGCCTGTGCGGACACCTCGGGTACGAGCGCGATCCGCGATCTGATTGCTCTGGCCGAGAAGGTATTCGGTCCGGTCGACATGTACTTCGCGAACGCCGGCATCACCGGTGCGCCGGGGCTCGACGCCGACGAGGCCGCCTGGGATCGGTCGCTCGACGTGAACCTCCGATCGCATATCCGCGCCGCCCGGTTGCTGGTACCGGGATGGGTGGAACGCGGCGACGGCTACTTCGTCAGCACGGCGTCCGCCGCAGGCCTGCTCACCCAGATCGGTTCGGCCACCTACTCGGTCACGAAACACGCAGCCGTCGGCTTCGCGGAATGGCTCAGCGTCACCTACGGGGAACAGGGTGTGAAGGTCAGCTGCCTGTGCCCCCAGGGTGTGAAGACCAAGCTGCTGTTCCCGGAGGAGGACGTGGTCGACGAACTGAGCGCCGCGGCCGCGAAAGCGGTCGTCTCCGCGGGTGACGTCCTCGAACCGGCGCAGGTCGCGGCCGACACCCTCGCCGCGATCGAGGAGGAACGGTTCCTGATCCTGCCGCACCCGCAAGTACTGGACATGTACCGGCACAAGGGATCCGACTACGACCGCTGGCTCCGGGGTATGCGTCGGTATCAGAAGTCGCTACTGGAGAACGTGTGA
- a CDS encoding acyl-CoA dehydrogenase family protein has product MSLFDISERAQQLQKELLDFMDMHVYPAEAVYEEQMRASGDPHFQPPILEELKTEAKRRGLWNLFHPHPGTGAGLTNLEYAPLAEIMGRSHIASEACNCNAPDTGNMEVFELFGTEEHKEKYLKPLLDGTMASAFAMTEPRVASSDATNVELSMVKEGDEYILNGRKWFASNALHRNCKVMIVMGKTDPTAATHRQQSMMVVPIDAPGVTVMRGLPVFGYQDREGHAEIDFTDVRVPAKDILKGEGEGFAISQARLGPGRIHHCMRAIGMAERALELMCRRAQSRITFGKPVADNANIQDWIAEARIDIEMIRLLTLKAAHLMDTVGNKEAQTEIAAIKVAAPTIALKIVDRAIQVHGGAGVTDDFPLAMAYAHLRTLRLADGPDEVHKRALARRELRRYRDLRPEGVPA; this is encoded by the coding sequence ATGTCCCTGTTCGACATCTCGGAACGTGCACAGCAGTTACAGAAGGAACTGCTGGACTTCATGGACATGCACGTGTACCCGGCCGAGGCCGTGTACGAGGAACAGATGCGCGCCTCCGGTGACCCGCACTTCCAGCCGCCGATCCTGGAAGAGCTCAAGACCGAGGCAAAGCGGCGGGGTCTGTGGAACCTCTTCCACCCGCACCCCGGAACCGGTGCCGGCCTGACGAACCTCGAGTACGCGCCGCTCGCCGAGATCATGGGCCGCAGCCACATCGCCTCCGAGGCCTGCAACTGTAACGCCCCGGACACCGGCAACATGGAGGTCTTCGAACTCTTCGGCACCGAGGAGCACAAGGAGAAGTACCTGAAGCCGCTGCTGGACGGCACCATGGCTTCCGCGTTCGCGATGACCGAGCCGCGCGTTGCCAGCTCCGACGCCACCAATGTCGAACTGTCCATGGTCAAGGAAGGCGACGAGTACATCCTCAACGGCCGCAAGTGGTTCGCGTCCAACGCTCTGCATCGGAACTGCAAGGTCATGATCGTGATGGGCAAGACCGATCCGACCGCGGCCACACACCGTCAGCAGTCGATGATGGTCGTCCCGATCGATGCTCCCGGTGTAACCGTGATGCGTGGCCTTCCGGTCTTCGGCTACCAGGACCGTGAGGGGCACGCCGAGATCGACTTCACGGATGTGCGGGTTCCGGCCAAGGACATCCTCAAGGGGGAGGGGGAGGGCTTCGCGATCAGCCAGGCCCGTCTCGGACCGGGCCGGATCCATCACTGTATGCGGGCCATCGGTATGGCGGAACGGGCTCTCGAATTGATGTGCCGGCGCGCCCAGTCGCGGATCACCTTCGGTAAGCCGGTCGCCGACAACGCGAACATCCAGGACTGGATCGCGGAGGCGCGCATCGACATCGAGATGATTCGGTTGCTCACCCTCAAGGCCGCCCATCTGATGGACACGGTCGGCAACAAGGAAGCCCAGACCGAGATCGCGGCGATCAAGGTCGCCGCACCCACAATTGCGCTGAAGATCGTCGACCGCGCGATCCAGGTGCACGGCGGTGCCGGTGTCACCGACGACTTCCCGCTTGCGATGGCGTATGCGCACCTGCGCACCCTGCGTCTGGCGGACGGCCCGGACGAGGTGCACAAGCGGGCCCTCGCCCGTCGTGAACTGCGCCGGTACCGAGACCTGCGACCGGAAGGTGTTCCCGCATGA
- a CDS encoding SDR family oxidoreductase, with product MKTLDLSGKTAIVTGASRGIGLAAAQALATAGANVVLTSRKQEAADAAAAQISGSAIGVGAHAVEEDQARRCIDLTLERFGSVDILVNNAGTNPAFGPMIDQDHGRFAKTMDVNLWAPLLWTGIATEAWMGEHGGSVINTASIGGLGHEADIGLYNVSKAALIYLTKQLALELSPKVRVNSVAPGVVRTKLAEALWKEHEEQVAAATALARIGEPDDIAAAIAFLASDAASWITGETMVIDGGQRLGDAAPYRRGASIGV from the coding sequence ATGAAGACTCTCGATTTGAGCGGCAAGACTGCGATCGTGACGGGTGCCTCGCGAGGCATCGGACTGGCGGCCGCGCAGGCTCTCGCGACCGCGGGCGCAAATGTGGTGCTGACCTCCCGGAAGCAGGAGGCCGCCGACGCGGCCGCGGCCCAGATCTCCGGCAGCGCGATCGGTGTCGGTGCGCACGCTGTGGAAGAGGATCAGGCCCGTCGCTGCATCGACCTGACGCTCGAAAGATTCGGCAGCGTAGACATTCTCGTCAACAATGCCGGTACCAATCCGGCGTTCGGTCCCATGATCGACCAGGATCACGGCCGGTTCGCCAAAACCATGGACGTCAACCTGTGGGCTCCGCTTCTGTGGACCGGCATCGCCACCGAGGCGTGGATGGGCGAGCACGGCGGCTCGGTGATCAACACCGCCTCCATCGGCGGCCTCGGTCACGAAGCCGACATCGGCCTGTACAACGTGTCCAAGGCGGCGCTCATCTATCTCACCAAGCAGTTGGCCCTCGAGTTGTCGCCGAAAGTCCGGGTCAACTCGGTCGCGCCCGGCGTGGTGCGTACCAAGCTCGCCGAGGCGTTGTGGAAGGAGCACGAGGAGCAGGTCGCCGCGGCCACGGCCCTGGCCCGCATCGGTGAGCCGGACGACATCGCTGCTGCCATCGCGTTCCTCGCGTCCGATGCGGCGTCCTGGATCACCGGTGAGACCATGGTGATCGACGGCGGCCAGCGCCTCGGTGACGCGGCGCCGTACCGGAGGGGAGCGTCCATCGGTGTCTGA